A section of the Geoalkalibacter ferrihydriticus DSM 17813 genome encodes:
- the hypF gene encoding carbamoyltransferase HypF, whose protein sequence is MKRNRIDIEGIVQGVGFRPFVYQLARRWNLTGWVLNDSRGVSIEAQGAAPNLAAFAGQVRTQAPPLAVITRFDVRDCPVEVEEAFVIRASVRDRERKAQISPDTFVCDDCLRELFDPADRRFRYPFINCTNCGPRYTIVTGVPYDRPHTTMRDFPLCEDCRAEYEDPSSRRFHAQPNACAACGPRLSFHDRQGRKLEVADPARHAVELLRQGRILAVKGLGGYHLVADASNDEAVAELRRRKARDEKPFALMSRDLDQVGLYARVNEAEQRLLAGVERPIVLVRRRDDHPLSPRVAPRNRFFGVMLPYTPLHYLLLDEHFTALVMTSANLSDEPIVFEDAEAFARLGGIADAYLLHNRRIHTRTDDSIARVMAGRAVLMRRSRGYVPRGIFLPQEQPPVLALGAELKNTVCITQENRAFLSQHIGDLKNLEVLRGLEHTVTHLQDILSVQPRVVAHDLHPDYLSTRFAEELPGVRRIAVQHHHAHLVSCLAENGRDEPAIGVIFDGIGYGSDGHIWGGEFLMGNAEGFRRGAHFAYLPMPGGDAATREPWRMAVSALTHAYGAEFPPLPFLAAMDARDVRLLQQMIARGINCPLTSSCGRLFDAVAALIGLRQKVSYEGQAALELEQVISAGEEAVYPFALQQGEESLVLDPAPLIRALVLDLEGRVPIGILSARFHNTLAVMVRAVCRRLRTASGLTLAALSGGVFQNRYLTEKTLALLEEDGFTVVTHSLVPPNDGGLALGQAVIAGRQA, encoded by the coding sequence ATGAAACGTAACCGCATTGACATCGAGGGCATCGTGCAGGGCGTGGGGTTTCGTCCCTTCGTTTATCAGCTTGCCCGACGCTGGAATCTGACGGGTTGGGTGCTCAACGACAGTCGCGGGGTGAGCATCGAGGCACAGGGTGCGGCGCCCAACCTGGCGGCGTTTGCAGGGCAGGTGCGCACCCAGGCACCACCCCTGGCTGTGATCACCCGCTTTGACGTTCGGGACTGCCCTGTAGAGGTTGAGGAGGCGTTCGTCATCCGCGCGAGCGTCCGCGACCGCGAGCGCAAAGCCCAGATATCCCCCGATACCTTTGTTTGCGACGATTGCCTGCGCGAGTTGTTCGACCCCGCCGACCGGCGCTTTCGCTATCCGTTTATCAACTGCACCAACTGCGGGCCGCGCTATACCATCGTCACCGGCGTGCCTTACGATCGGCCGCACACCACCATGCGCGATTTTCCCCTGTGCGAGGACTGCCGCGCCGAATACGAAGATCCGTCTTCGCGGCGCTTTCACGCCCAGCCCAACGCCTGTGCGGCGTGCGGGCCGCGCCTCTCGTTCCACGATCGGCAAGGTCGCAAGCTGGAGGTGGCCGACCCCGCGCGGCACGCCGTCGAACTTTTGCGCCAAGGCCGTATCCTCGCCGTCAAGGGTCTGGGCGGCTATCACCTGGTGGCGGATGCCTCCAACGACGAGGCGGTGGCCGAATTGCGCAGACGCAAGGCGCGCGACGAAAAGCCCTTTGCCCTCATGTCGCGCGATCTCGACCAGGTGGGCCTGTATGCGCGAGTCAATGAGGCCGAGCAGCGCCTGCTTGCCGGGGTGGAGCGGCCCATCGTGCTGGTGCGCCGCCGCGACGACCACCCCTTGTCGCCCCGGGTGGCGCCGCGCAACCGTTTTTTCGGCGTGATGCTGCCCTACACGCCTCTGCATTACCTGTTGCTGGATGAACACTTCACCGCCCTGGTCATGACCAGCGCCAACCTCAGCGACGAACCCATCGTTTTTGAGGATGCCGAGGCTTTTGCGCGCTTGGGCGGCATCGCCGATGCCTACCTGCTGCACAACCGGCGCATCCATACCCGTACCGATGATTCCATCGCCCGCGTCATGGCAGGCAGGGCGGTGCTCATGCGCCGTTCGCGCGGCTATGTGCCGCGCGGTATTTTTTTGCCCCAGGAGCAGCCGCCGGTGCTGGCCCTGGGCGCCGAACTCAAGAACACCGTGTGCATCACCCAGGAGAACCGCGCTTTTCTCAGTCAGCACATCGGTGATCTGAAAAATCTCGAGGTGCTGCGCGGTCTGGAGCATACGGTGACGCATCTGCAAGACATTCTCAGTGTGCAGCCGCGGGTGGTCGCGCACGACCTGCATCCCGACTATCTCTCCACCCGCTTTGCCGAGGAATTGCCCGGAGTGCGGCGCATCGCCGTGCAGCACCATCATGCCCACCTGGTCAGCTGTCTTGCCGAAAACGGCCGCGATGAGCCGGCCATCGGCGTGATTTTCGACGGCATCGGCTACGGCAGCGACGGGCACATCTGGGGAGGAGAATTCTTGATGGGGAATGCCGAAGGCTTTCGCCGCGGCGCGCATTTCGCCTATCTGCCCATGCCCGGTGGCGACGCGGCCACCCGCGAACCCTGGCGCATGGCGGTGAGCGCCCTGACCCACGCGTATGGCGCGGAGTTTCCGCCTCTGCCGTTTCTCGCCGCCATGGACGCCAGGGATGTGCGCCTGTTGCAGCAGATGATCGCGCGCGGCATCAACTGTCCCCTCACCTCGAGTTGTGGGCGGCTGTTCGACGCGGTGGCCGCTCTCATCGGTCTGCGGCAAAAGGTCAGTTACGAAGGGCAGGCGGCGTTGGAGTTGGAGCAGGTCATCAGTGCGGGGGAGGAGGCTGTCTACCCCTTTGCTTTGCAGCAGGGGGAAGAATCCCTGGTGCTGGATCCCGCTCCGCTGATTCGCGCGTTGGTTCTTGATCTGGAGGGCAGGGTGCCCATCGGTATCCTGAGCGCCAGGTTTCACAACACTCTGGCTGTCATGGTGCGCGCTGTTTGTCGCAGGCTGCGTACGGCCAGCGGGTTGACTCTGGCGGCCTTGTCCGGTGGGGTTTTTCAGAACCGCTACCTGACAGAGAAAACCCTTGCACTTCTTGAAGAGGATGGTTTTACCGTCGTCACGCATTCCCTGGTGCCGCCCAATGACGGCGGCCTGGCCTTGGGGCAGGCGGTCATTGCCGGACGGCAGGCGTAG